In Geoalkalibacter sp., the genomic window AATTCATGCAGGCGTGTTTCCATGGATGAGAGTCCTTTCAAGCCATTTCGGCGCGACACTGGAAGATTTTCGCCCTGATGTCCTCGGCGAGTTCGGCCAGCAGGTCCCGGCCTTGCGCCGTCGCGGCTTCGACCTGTCGCATCAGCAGGTACATGTCGGACAATTCCAGGCGTCGTTGTTGCGCGCGTAGCGCGGCAAGCTGCTCCTCGGCGCGGCGCAGGGCCTGCTCAAGGCGCGCCAGTTCCGCGGCCAGAATCGATCGCCGCCGGCGATCCGCATGCGCTTTCCAGCTCTCCCAGATGTCCTCCATGCGTTGCCGTTCACCCAAGGCAAAGGCTTCGTTGAGCTCGGCCATGAGTTGGGTCTGATAGGCGCGTGATGCCTCGTCGCCGGCCTTGTCGGGATGAATTTGCGCGGCGATGGTGCGGTAGAGCTTGCGCAGGCTGGTGGGCACGAGAGGTTTTTCCCTGGCTGGAGAAGGGCCGCGCTGGTACCTTGCATAATCCCCGGCGCTTGTGTCCGCGCGCATGCGACGGCGGCGCGCCGCGGTTTGGCGGTGGAGATCCTGGGGCGCGCGCCGCGCTTTCATCTCGGCCAGTCGGGCGCGTAACTCATCGAGTTCGACGTACAGTCCGCCGACTTCGGCGTAAAAGCGCCGCTCAAAGCGCTCCAGGCGTATGCGCAGGGTCGCCACCTCAGCCTGGGTTTCGGCCAGCCGGGCGCACAATTGCGCCAATTCGGCCCGTCGGGCGTGAAGTTCTTCCATGGTGCGGTCGTGATGGGTGACCTCAAAACTCATGAGCGGTCTTTCTCGGCCATGGCCGGCGCGTCAAATCGCCATGCGGATAGTTTAGCAGTCCGGGGGCGTTCTTGACAGGGACGGACCAAGCCGTGAGAATGAGCCGACAGGAGCGAACCATGACCCTTTGGCAACTGACGCAGGATCTGGCGACTCAGCTTGATCGCCTCGTTTTTCAGGCACCGATCACTCACGTCTACAACCCGCTGCGTTATGCCGCCGAGCCCCATCGCGACTATCTTGAGCGCTATGGCCAAGGGCCCAAGCAGGCGGTGTTTCTCGGCATGAATCCCGGTCCCTGGGGCATGGCGCAGACCGGCGTGCCCTTTGGCGAGGTGACTCTGGTGCGCGATTGGCTGGGCATCGAAAAACCCGTGGGCAAGCCGCGCCCGGAGCATCCGAAAAAACCCGTGGCCGGGTTTGCCTGCCGGCGTAGCGAGGTGAGCGGGCGCAGGCTGTGGGGATTTTTCCGCGAGGTTTTCGGTTCTCCGGATACTTTTTTTCAGCGGTTTTTCGTTCTCAACTACTGCCCGCTGCTGTTTCTTGATGAAGGCGGGCGCAACCGCACCCCCGACCAGCTTTCGCCGGCCGAGCGCGAACCGCTCATTGCCGCCTGCGATGACACCCTGCGCCGAATGGTCGAGGTTCTGGGCTGCTCCCGGGTGATCGGCGTCGGTGGTTTTGCCGAGGAACGCGCCCGACAAGCCCTCGTCGGCATGGAGATCGCCGTGGGTCGCATCCTGCACCCCAGTCCCGCCAGTCCCGCCGCCAACCGCGACTGGCCGGGACAGGCGCGCGCTCAGTTGGAGGCCCAGGGGGTCGAGCTCAATATGGCGCCGACGGCGGGGTGAGGCCCGTCGTCGGCGGGGTCGGGATGGGCAAAACTGTATACAATATACTTGTTCCATGCGTCTGACTGTGCTAAAGAAATTGAAATCCTTGCGGAGATGCCGATATGGAAACCATCAAGACGGCCATGTTTGAATATCTGGTCGACAAGGCTGAAAAGCAGGACGACGGCAGCTATCTTTTCCGCCTCGACGGCAACGAGTACCGCATTCAGGATGTGCTGGAAATCTCGCGGATCGCGGAAAAACACGGCTATATTGTCATCTATTGAGTGGAGGAAACGCCATGAGTCCGAGCAAAGCCAAGGCCTGTTATACCTATGAAGCCGCCCTGGAAAAGGCGGTCAAAATGGAAAACGACGGCTTCCGCAATTACCTGGAAGCCATGCGCAAGCTCAAGAACAAGCAGGCGCGCATGATACTCAAGGATGCCGCCCTCGACGAACTCGAGCACAAGCACGCCCTGGAGCGCGCCCTGGTCGAAGGCACCATCGAAGGCGGCCACTCCATGGATCGTCCGGTGCCGACCATGGACCTCGACTATGTGCTCCAGCAGCAGGAGCTCAGCCCCGATGCCGATGCCCGGCAGGCGCTCGCCTTTGCCATCCATCTGGAAAAGAACGCCATCGATTTTTATCAGCGGATGATGCAAGGCTGCGAGGGTGCGCCCATGGCCAAGCTCTTCGAAAAGCTGCTCAATGATGAAACCCGCCACCTGCAGGAGCTCGAGGACATGTACGAGCGCCACTTCCTGGCGGAAAACTAAAAGGGAATTGGATCAAGGGGCGCGGCGAACCGCGCCCCTTGATCGTTCATCTCGCCCGCCTTCTTGACCTATTCTGTCGCAATCTCCGCTATACTGACCCGGTCGATTCCTTCCCGCAACACTCATCATCTCTCCAGGGAGCCGTCCATGAGCGGATTTCATCTGTATCTCGGCAACCGACTGGAACTGCTGTTCGATGAGCTGGTCGGGGTGCTGCGGGCCGCGCCCAACGCGCCCCTCGATCCGGAAATCATCCTGGTGCAAAGCCGCGGCATGCAGCGCTGGCTGTCCCTGCGGCTGGCCGAGCGCTTTGGCGTCTGGGCCAACGACGGGCAAAGTTTTCCCTTTCCCAATGCCTTTCTCTGGGATTGTTTCCGCAAGGTCCTGCCGGAGCTCAAGACCCAATC contains:
- a CDS encoding uracil-DNA glycosylase family protein, with amino-acid sequence MTLWQLTQDLATQLDRLVFQAPITHVYNPLRYAAEPHRDYLERYGQGPKQAVFLGMNPGPWGMAQTGVPFGEVTLVRDWLGIEKPVGKPRPEHPKKPVAGFACRRSEVSGRRLWGFFREVFGSPDTFFQRFFVLNYCPLLFLDEGGRNRTPDQLSPAEREPLIAACDDTLRRMVEVLGCSRVIGVGGFAEERARQALVGMEIAVGRILHPSPASPAANRDWPGQARAQLEAQGVELNMAPTAG
- a CDS encoding ferritin family protein translates to MSPSKAKACYTYEAALEKAVKMENDGFRNYLEAMRKLKNKQARMILKDAALDELEHKHALERALVEGTIEGGHSMDRPVPTMDLDYVLQQQELSPDADARQALAFAIHLEKNAIDFYQRMMQGCEGAPMAKLFEKLLNDETRHLQELEDMYERHFLAEN